The following proteins come from a genomic window of Maniola hyperantus chromosome 8, iAphHyp1.2, whole genome shotgun sequence:
- the LOC117984481 gene encoding acyl-CoA Delta-9 desaturase-like isoform X2 — MGPTLKRMAPALQNVDSLLDSDSQIKIKRLLDDGSKLHNVNNNAVPKQYVNDKISDDMDFDIVKYENMEFRAQIRWPDSIVQVLLHTVTIYGFYLILTNKVNFLTTLFAFATIYTSGFGITAGVHRLWSHRAYRARLPLKILLALLFTITGQRDIYTWALDHRVHHKYSETVADPHDINRGFWFAHVGWLVLTPHPAVEDRRIALRKTSLDLTHDPVVRFQKKFFIPLFLLLNVILPVAIPIYFWDETLLNSLVVSFVTRFTITLNIAFCVNSFAHVWGNKPYDRFIKSVENKLVSLAALGEGWHNYHHAFPWDYRTSELGRLNLSTAFIDFFAKIGWAYDLKAATNLMIVNRAKRSGDGSLGESEEPEPSSTSVYDNGIRN, encoded by the exons atgggaccaactttgaa aaGAATGGCACCGGCGCTACAGAACGTTGATTCTCTCCTCGATTCGGAttcacaaattaaaattaaaagacttTTAGACGATGGTTCTAAACTTCATAATGTGAACAATAACGCAGTTCCAAAACAATATGTGAATGATAAAATAAGTGATGATATGGACTTCGATATagttaaatatgaaaatatggaaTTTAGGGCACAAATAAGATGGCCAGACTCAATAGTACAAGTGCTATTACACACCGTAACAATCTACGGATTCTACCTCATATTaaccaataaagtaaacttcCTGACTACGCTCTTtg CATTCGCGACAATATACACGTCGGGTTTCGGCATCACTGCGGGTGTTCACAGATTGTGGTCGCACAGAGCCTACAGGGCACGACTTCCCCTTAAAATTCTGCTCGCCTTACTCTTCACAATTACAGGACAA AGGGACATCTACACTTGGGCCTTGGACCACAGAGTGCACCACAAATATTCGGAGACAGTGGCGGATCCACATGACATCAATAGAGGATTTTGGTTTGCCCACGTTGGTTGGCTGGTCTTGACGCCTCACCCTGCTGTGGAAGACCGAAGAATTGCTCTACGAAAAACCTCATTAGACCTTACGCATGACCCTGTTGTACGGTTTCAAAAAAA GTTCTTCATTCCTTTATTTTTGCTACTTAACGTGATATTACCAGTGGCAATCCCGATCTACTTTTGGGATGAAACACTACTGAACAGTTTAGTTGTGAGCTTCGTTACGAGATTCACCATCACGCTGAACATCGCTTTCTGCGTAAACAGCTTCGCACACGTATGGGGCAACAAGCCTTATGATAG ATTCATAAAATCCGTCGAAAACAAGCTGGTAAGCTTAGCAGCACTCGGAGAGGGCTGGCACAATTACCACCATGCGTTCCCGTGGGACTACCGGACCTCCGAGCTCGGAAGACTCAACTTATCCACTGCGTTCATCGACTTCTTCGCCAAGATTGGATGGGCTTATGACT TAAAAGCTGCGACGAACTTGATGATTGTCAACAGAGCGAAGCGCAGTGGCGACGGCAGTCTTGGGGAGTCGGAGGAGCCTGAGCCATCTTCGACTTCGGTTTACGACAATGGGATTAGAAACTAA
- the LOC117984481 gene encoding acyl-CoA Delta-9 desaturase-like isoform X3 produces MAPALQNVDSLLDSDSQIKIKRLLDDGSKLHNVNNNAVPKQYVNDKISDDMDFDIVKYENMEFRAQIRWPDSIVQVLLHTVTIYGFYLILTNKVNFLTTLFAFATIYTSGFGITAGVHRLWSHRAYRARLPLKILLALLFTITGQRDIYTWALDHRVHHKYSETVADPHDINRGFWFAHVGWLVLTPHPAVEDRRIALRKTSLDLTHDPVVRFQKKFFIPLFLLLNVILPVAIPIYFWDETLLNSLVVSFVTRFTITLNIAFCVNSFAHVWGNKPYDRFIKSVENKLVSLAALGEGWHNYHHAFPWDYRTSELGRLNLSTAFIDFFAKIGWAYDLKAATNLMIVNRAKRSGDGSLGESEEPEPSSTSVYDNGIRN; encoded by the exons ATGGCACCGGCGCTACAGAACGTTGATTCTCTCCTCGATTCGGAttcacaaattaaaattaaaagacttTTAGACGATGGTTCTAAACTTCATAATGTGAACAATAACGCAGTTCCAAAACAATATGTGAATGATAAAATAAGTGATGATATGGACTTCGATATagttaaatatgaaaatatggaaTTTAGGGCACAAATAAGATGGCCAGACTCAATAGTACAAGTGCTATTACACACCGTAACAATCTACGGATTCTACCTCATATTaaccaataaagtaaacttcCTGACTACGCTCTTtg CATTCGCGACAATATACACGTCGGGTTTCGGCATCACTGCGGGTGTTCACAGATTGTGGTCGCACAGAGCCTACAGGGCACGACTTCCCCTTAAAATTCTGCTCGCCTTACTCTTCACAATTACAGGACAA AGGGACATCTACACTTGGGCCTTGGACCACAGAGTGCACCACAAATATTCGGAGACAGTGGCGGATCCACATGACATCAATAGAGGATTTTGGTTTGCCCACGTTGGTTGGCTGGTCTTGACGCCTCACCCTGCTGTGGAAGACCGAAGAATTGCTCTACGAAAAACCTCATTAGACCTTACGCATGACCCTGTTGTACGGTTTCAAAAAAA GTTCTTCATTCCTTTATTTTTGCTACTTAACGTGATATTACCAGTGGCAATCCCGATCTACTTTTGGGATGAAACACTACTGAACAGTTTAGTTGTGAGCTTCGTTACGAGATTCACCATCACGCTGAACATCGCTTTCTGCGTAAACAGCTTCGCACACGTATGGGGCAACAAGCCTTATGATAG ATTCATAAAATCCGTCGAAAACAAGCTGGTAAGCTTAGCAGCACTCGGAGAGGGCTGGCACAATTACCACCATGCGTTCCCGTGGGACTACCGGACCTCCGAGCTCGGAAGACTCAACTTATCCACTGCGTTCATCGACTTCTTCGCCAAGATTGGATGGGCTTATGACT TAAAAGCTGCGACGAACTTGATGATTGTCAACAGAGCGAAGCGCAGTGGCGACGGCAGTCTTGGGGAGTCGGAGGAGCCTGAGCCATCTTCGACTTCGGTTTACGACAATGGGATTAGAAACTAA
- the LOC117984481 gene encoding acyl-CoA Delta-9 desaturase-like isoform X1: MCFRLLEHFNLFRRMAPALQNVDSLLDSDSQIKIKRLLDDGSKLHNVNNNAVPKQYVNDKISDDMDFDIVKYENMEFRAQIRWPDSIVQVLLHTVTIYGFYLILTNKVNFLTTLFAFATIYTSGFGITAGVHRLWSHRAYRARLPLKILLALLFTITGQRDIYTWALDHRVHHKYSETVADPHDINRGFWFAHVGWLVLTPHPAVEDRRIALRKTSLDLTHDPVVRFQKKFFIPLFLLLNVILPVAIPIYFWDETLLNSLVVSFVTRFTITLNIAFCVNSFAHVWGNKPYDRFIKSVENKLVSLAALGEGWHNYHHAFPWDYRTSELGRLNLSTAFIDFFAKIGWAYDLKAATNLMIVNRAKRSGDGSLGESEEPEPSSTSVYDNGIRN, translated from the exons ATGTGTTTCAG GTTGttagaacattttaatttattcagaaGAATGGCACCGGCGCTACAGAACGTTGATTCTCTCCTCGATTCGGAttcacaaattaaaattaaaagacttTTAGACGATGGTTCTAAACTTCATAATGTGAACAATAACGCAGTTCCAAAACAATATGTGAATGATAAAATAAGTGATGATATGGACTTCGATATagttaaatatgaaaatatggaaTTTAGGGCACAAATAAGATGGCCAGACTCAATAGTACAAGTGCTATTACACACCGTAACAATCTACGGATTCTACCTCATATTaaccaataaagtaaacttcCTGACTACGCTCTTtg CATTCGCGACAATATACACGTCGGGTTTCGGCATCACTGCGGGTGTTCACAGATTGTGGTCGCACAGAGCCTACAGGGCACGACTTCCCCTTAAAATTCTGCTCGCCTTACTCTTCACAATTACAGGACAA AGGGACATCTACACTTGGGCCTTGGACCACAGAGTGCACCACAAATATTCGGAGACAGTGGCGGATCCACATGACATCAATAGAGGATTTTGGTTTGCCCACGTTGGTTGGCTGGTCTTGACGCCTCACCCTGCTGTGGAAGACCGAAGAATTGCTCTACGAAAAACCTCATTAGACCTTACGCATGACCCTGTTGTACGGTTTCAAAAAAA GTTCTTCATTCCTTTATTTTTGCTACTTAACGTGATATTACCAGTGGCAATCCCGATCTACTTTTGGGATGAAACACTACTGAACAGTTTAGTTGTGAGCTTCGTTACGAGATTCACCATCACGCTGAACATCGCTTTCTGCGTAAACAGCTTCGCACACGTATGGGGCAACAAGCCTTATGATAG ATTCATAAAATCCGTCGAAAACAAGCTGGTAAGCTTAGCAGCACTCGGAGAGGGCTGGCACAATTACCACCATGCGTTCCCGTGGGACTACCGGACCTCCGAGCTCGGAAGACTCAACTTATCCACTGCGTTCATCGACTTCTTCGCCAAGATTGGATGGGCTTATGACT TAAAAGCTGCGACGAACTTGATGATTGTCAACAGAGCGAAGCGCAGTGGCGACGGCAGTCTTGGGGAGTCGGAGGAGCCTGAGCCATCTTCGACTTCGGTTTACGACAATGGGATTAGAAACTAA